Proteins from a genomic interval of Yarrowia lipolytica chromosome 1E, complete sequence:
- a CDS encoding uncharacterized protein (Truncated form of YALI0E08888g, some similarities with uniprot|Q06810 Saccharomyces cerevisiae YPR075c OPY2 pheromone resistant yeast 2): protein MANTNTDSGKSSSGTSAGAIAGGVVGGVAAAAIFGFFVWFFCFSKRAQRVREEKEWIPVVGQDHVTDNHTAGQMPPNHRNSSSTFASLASSALSRASNVIPIAYVPGVTSRGQMSRDSSTGGTLGSNPPIPNVPWEYQFTPEELLRQSRQSTVYGIRDSVNTEAYRESQAYVSSAMMTAIQAKPMLVNVKDGHVTNNDGSARDSALRQSFMSGTSDGSVYEIASAERVNARSIRIGKAQRVGLQSTYISEESEEEIGGGASRTRDSTHSAAVPIGLDRPTLGRSLTGNSGSGVSGVSRKSEVPPLPAALEVSSSEAPQLDEDIFAGLDIPVQLITTDDGQESPFDDKFRL, encoded by the coding sequence CTTCTGCTGGAGCTATTGCCGGAggagttgttggaggtgttgcCGCCGCCGCCATTTTCGGCTTCTTCGTTtggttcttctgcttctcgaAACGAGCACAGAGAGtcagagaagagaaagaaTGGATCCCCGTGGTCGGCCAGGACCACGTCACAGACAACCACACCGCCGGGCAGATGCCACCAAACCATCGAAACTCGTCGTCGACGTTTGCCTCGCTGGCCTCTTCGGCCCTGTCTCGAGCATCTAACGTCATTCCCATCGCCTACGTTCCTGGTGTCACGTCACGTGGCCAAATGTCTCGTGACTCGTCCACTGGTGGAACTCTCGGTTCCAATCCGCCCATTCCCAACGTGCCCTGGGAGTACCAGTTTACGcccgaggagctgctgcgTCAGTCGCGCCAATCAACCGTATACGGCATTCGAGATTCGGTCAACACAGAGGCTTACCGAGAGTCTCAGGCTTACGTTAGCAGTGCGATGATGACGGCCATTCAGGCTAAGCCCATGCTTGTCAACGTGAAGGACGGCCATGTAACTAACAACGATGGGAGTGCACGTGACTCGGCTCTACGACAGTCATTCATGTCTGGAACCTCCGACGGGTCTGTCTATGAAATTGCCAGTGCCGAGCGAGTCAATGCCCGGTCCATTCGAATCGGAAAGGCCCAAAGAGTCGGTCTGCAAAGCACATACATCAGTGAAGAgtcggaggaggaaatcggaggaggagccagCAGGACACGAGACTCGACTCATTCTGCAGCTGTGCCCATTGGTCTTGATCGGCCCACTCTTGGACGATCGTTGACCGGAAACAGTGGCTCTGGCGTCTCTGGCGTGAGTCGCAAGTCGGAGGTGCCTCCTCTGCCTGCTGCTTTGGAAGTCTCCTCTTCCGAGGCACCCCAGTTGGACGAGGATATTTTTGCTGGACTCGACATTCCTGTCCAGTTGATCACAACCGACGACGGTCAAGAGTCTCCTTTTGACGATAAGTTTCGACTTTAA
- a CDS encoding uncharacterized protein (Compare to YALI0E08910g, weakly similar to uniprot|Q873E9 Neurospora crassa NCU03338.1 predicted protein no) → MDSSHYPHLSSNLKSRVSLPHPRTAVYELSRSFFSMSKTKFQQLTNKALAALALECGLKRSGTKPDLQATLRSVVDSPPVTPPKSLRITSIDMGVRNLSVCQVTLGRTRIEKENAVTPTSTVTQDAKVEKKTKATKTKTKAKDSTKDTTPEPDSGAISPTILSADVSVATVSTWNTRDISEFSTSPGATQEDIPWDLRNDSLLEVAYNFVSRELLGDNVRKKPHVVLLERQRHRSQGSPSVLEWVFRVNMFESILAGTVYTYKQRSHDKKAGTPENIDSDSHNTDLFRVDPRMVADYFIRGKRAKGKKFDIKAEKIGVVGQWLEAESHDLPEFENMVKMQAVAEKPKPKKSTRKKKDEEAEVVEEIKPLAEEEVPRDETPPQPMERKLIPRDLKSIPGFSPLTPQLHSLASHLEVMSSILAKKRYNSVKSKKADDVADSLLQALAWYNWQYNREYLRELLENEDDERWLEVNAWVKENVE, encoded by the exons ATGGACTCTTCTCACTACCCTCATCTCTCTAGCAACCTTAAATCTCGTGTCTCTCTCCCACATCCAAGAACTGCAGTCTACGAACTCTCTCGATCCTTCTTCAGCATGTCCAAAACGAAATTCCAGCAATTGACCAACAAGGCTCTGGCTGCGTTGGCCCTGGAATGTGGCTTGA AACGCTCAGGAACAAAACCTGATCTCCAGGCAACTCTCAGGTCAGTCGTAGACTCTCCTCCAGTCACTCCTCCTAAGTCCTTGCGGATAACATCCATCGATATGGGTGTCAGAAACCTGTCTGTATGCCAAGTGACGTTAGGAAGAACTAGAatcgagaaggagaatgCAGTTACACCTACATCTACTGTTACACAAGACGCAAaagtggagaagaaaaCAAAAGCTACCAAAACGAAGACAAAAGCCAAGGATTCTACAAAGGACACTACACCAGAACCCGACAGTGGTGCTATTTCTCCGACAATCTTATCTGCTGATGTTTCTGTCGCCACTGTTTCCACCTGGAATACACGTGACATTTCTGAGTTCTCCACATCTCCAGGAGCCACGCAAGAAGACATACCATGGGACCTTAGAAACGACTCGTTGCTGGAAGTAGCGTACAATTtcgtgtcacgtgagcttCTGGGCGACAATGTACGTAAGAAGCCCCATGtggttctccttgagcgTCAGAGACATCGTTCCCAGGGCAGTCCTTCTGTTTTGGAGTGGGTGTTCCGTGTCAACATGTTTGAGAGCATTCTAGCAGGCACAGTCTACACATACAAACAGAGGTCACATGATAAAAAGGCTGGGACACCCGAGAACATCGATTCTGATTCGCACAATACAGATCTGTTTCGTGTGGATCCACGAATGGTGGCTGATTACTTCATTCGGGGCAAACGAgccaagggcaagaagttCGACATCAAGGCAGAAAAaattggagttgttggcCAATGGTTGGAGGCCGAGTCACATGATCTGCCTGAGTTTGAGAATATGGTGAAAATGCAGGCCGTCGCTGAGAAACCCAAACCAAAGAAGAGCactcggaagaagaaggatgaggaagcggaggtggtggaagagatAAAACCACTagcggaggaggaggtaCCACGAGATGAAACTCCCCCGCAACCTATGGAACGTAAACTCATTCCACGCGATCTCAAGAGCATTCCGGGGTTCTCTCCTCTTACGCCTCAACTACATTCTCTGGCTTCTCATCTTGAGGTTATGAGTTCGATTCTGGCAAAGAAGCGATACAACAGTGTCAAGTCGAAGAAGGCGGATGATGTGGCTGACTCGTTGCTCCAGGCTCTAGCATGGTACAACTGGCAATATAACCGAGAGTACTTGAGagagctgcttgagaatgAGGATGATGAGAGATGGCTTGAAGTGAATGCCTGGGTTAAGGAAAATGTTGAGTGA
- a CDS encoding uncharacterized protein (Compare to YALI0E08932g, no similarity): MMNLLRRKDSSRAMTLPGREGDRERAAALEEQIKILAETASQALDRVGELEQEVAKQQKEIEAYKTEVGEKQLCIERLSNEVGELMTQSVTCRDSNDAHGTPQKQCAKCKSRELITSKSVSTQTTVATTTKIKAEDTRVGARGQTDSAVSRGGLSRDSIQSQDSHNSHDSHDSHDSAAHIEHVARVVVAEEMTRPRGVSTSTSTTADSSFSSSVHSSPSRDSSRDSSFTELSDFSDDDIGAVRTVIMSAEQIKAVDRSNLEHHVTQLQRLLKKSQSRDDDLFRMQKLEAALVAVSRARAVLRKA; encoded by the coding sequence ATGATGAACTTATTACGGAGAAAAGACTCGTCAAGAGCAATGACTCTACCCGGCAGAGAAGGTGACCGGGAGCGGGCAGCTGCACTAGAGGAACAGATCAAAATTTTGGCCGAAACAGCTTCTCAGGCTCTAGATAGAGTCGGAGAACTCGAACAGGAGGTTGCTaagcagcagaaggagattgaagCATATAAGACGGAGGTTGGCGAAAAGCAACTGTGCATTGAACGACTCAGTAATGAGGTCGGGGAACTTATGACCCAATCTGTGACATGCCGTGACTCCAACGACGCTCATGGGACTCCCCAGAAACAATGTGCGAAATgcaagtcacgtgaactcATCACTTCAAAGTCAGTAAGCACCCAGACTACAGTAGCAACAACCACCAAGATCAAGGCCGAAGACACCAGAGTCGGTGCACGTGGGCAGACCGATTCAGCTGTCTCACGTGGCGGTCTATCTCGTGACTCCATCCAGTCTCAGGACTCTCATAACTCTCATGACTCTCATGACTCTCATGACTCTGCGGCCCACATTGAGCACGTGGCTCGAGTGGTTGTTGCAGAGGAGATGACACGGCCCCGCGGAGTGTCTACTTCAACATCAACGACCGCGGACTCTTCGTTTTCGTCGTCTGTGCACTCGTcgccatcacgtgactcgtcacgtgactcgtcCTTTACCGAGTTGTCTGATTtctccgacgacgacattgGAGCTGTTCGAACCGTGATCATGTCGGCTGAACAAATCAAGGCTGTGGACAGAAGCAACCTTGagcatcacgtgactcagCTGCAGCGGTTGCTCAAGAAGAgccagtcacgtgacgacgATCTATTCCGGATGCAAAAGTTGGAAGCTGCTCTGGTCGCAGTTTCTCGGGCCAGGGCTGTTTTGAGAAAGGCCTGA